From the genome of Psychrilyobacter atlanticus DSM 19335, one region includes:
- a CDS encoding tetratricopeptide repeat protein: MKRKWVKKLLILFLIILFIGCQKRKTGSNLDVNNKPYTTVNTAAYSYSRKGLLREKLGNTDEALEDYTKGIEVDPNYIYNYIYRGQLREKLGNTDGALEDYTKGIEVDPNYVYNYNYRGQLREKLGNTDGALEDYTKGIEVDPNYIYNYIYRGKIREKLGNTDGALEDYTKGIEVDPNYIYNYSDRGKIREKLGNIEGALEDYTKAIEIDSQ, translated from the coding sequence TTGAAAAGAAAATGGGTAAAGAAATTATTAATATTATTTTTAATAATATTATTTATAGGTTGTCAAAAGCGAAAAACAGGTTCAAATCTTGATGTGAACAATAAACCTTATACTACAGTCAATACAGCTGCCTATAGCTATAGTCGAAAAGGATTACTTAGGGAAAAATTAGGCAATACTGATGAAGCATTAGAAGACTATACTAAAGGAATAGAAGTCGATCCTAACTATATTTATAACTATATCTATAGAGGGCAACTTAGGGAAAAATTAGGCAATACTGATGGTGCATTAGAAGACTATACTAAAGGAATAGAAGTCGATCCTAACTATGTTTATAACTATAACTACAGAGGGCAACTTAGGGAAAAATTGGGGAATACTGATGGTGCATTAGAGGATTATACTAAAGGAATAGAAGTCGATCCTAACTATATTTATAACTATATCTATAGAGGGAAAATTAGGGAAAAATTAGGCAATACTGATGGTGCATTAGAAGACTATACTAAAGGAATAGAAGTCGATCCTAACTATATTTATAACTATAGCGATAGAGGGAAAATTAGGGAAAAATTAGGCAATATTGAAGGTGCATTAGAGGATTATACTAAAGCCATTGAGATTGACTCTCAATAA
- a CDS encoding DNA alkylation repair protein — protein MNIFEELKSLSDESYKSFIIKLVPTNHNILGVRMPLLKKLAKKITKESPYEFLALDKGNNYEMIMLEGLVISSLKIPFSDLVSYIETYMKKIDNWAQVDSFVMNFKGIKKDKEVVFNMLKPWLNSKEEFIVRTALLILLSYYVNKEYLQNIFDISNKITHKGHYVFMGNAWLISVCMAKFPEETILFFKDNRLDKLTHNKAIQKSRESNRVSKEHKNLLKTLKRI, from the coding sequence ATGAATATATTCGAAGAATTAAAAAGCCTTTCAGATGAAAGCTATAAAAGTTTTATTATAAAATTAGTTCCTACAAATCATAATATTTTAGGGGTCAGAATGCCTTTATTAAAGAAGTTAGCTAAAAAAATTACTAAAGAATCACCATATGAATTTTTAGCTCTAGATAAAGGGAACAATTATGAAATGATTATGTTAGAAGGCTTAGTTATTTCATCTCTTAAAATTCCATTTTCCGATCTTGTCTCGTACATTGAAACTTATATGAAAAAAATTGATAATTGGGCCCAAGTCGATTCCTTTGTGATGAACTTTAAAGGTATTAAAAAAGACAAAGAAGTTGTATTTAATATGCTAAAACCATGGTTAAATTCAAAAGAAGAATTTATTGTTAGGACTGCTCTTCTCATACTCCTTAGTTACTATGTAAATAAAGAGTACCTTCAGAATATATTTGATATTTCTAATAAAATAACTCATAAGGGTCACTATGTTTTTATGGGTAATGCCTGGCTTATTTCTGTGTGCATGGCTAAATTTCCAGAAGAAACTATCTTATTTTTTAAAGACAATCGATTAGATAAACTTACCCATAACAAAGCTATTCAAAAATCACGTGAAAGTAATAGAGTCAGCAAGGAACACAAAAATCTTTTAAAAACTTTAAAAAGAATATAG
- a CDS encoding YiiD C-terminal domain-containing protein, protein MDKIELQKYIIENIPIVKEMGFIIENIGDNEIIVSGEYKKHINHTNSVFGGSISSVMTLAGWGRVRILIEDIDNNAIILIKSNSTDFIKPVVEDYIVITEPLLEKDIAKLKKIYNKFGKGRIMVNAVLKHRNSCEILAKFTGEFVAIKK, encoded by the coding sequence ATGGATAAGATTGAACTTCAAAAGTATATTATAGAAAATATCCCTATCGTAAAGGAAATGGGATTTATTATTGAAAATATAGGGGATAACGAAATAATTGTTTCAGGGGAATATAAAAAACACATCAATCATACTAATTCTGTATTTGGAGGAAGTATTTCCTCTGTGATGACTTTAGCAGGTTGGGGGAGAGTTAGAATTTTAATAGAAGATATTGACAATAATGCGATTATTCTCATAAAAAGCAATAGCACCGATTTCATAAAACCTGTAGTTGAAGACTATATTGTAATTACAGAGCCTCTCCTGGAAAAGGATATAGCGAAATTAAAAAAAATATATAATAAATTCGGAAAGGGAAGAATTATGGTGAATGCTGTTTTAAAACATAGAAATTCATGTGAGATTTTAGCTAAGTTTACAGGAGAATTTGTTGCAATAAAAAAATAA